The stretch of DNA GACCACGTGGTCGCAATGTTTTGATTCAAAAAAGCTTTGGCGCTCCTAGCATCACAAAAGACGGTGTTTCTGTCGCAAAAGAGATCGAACTTAAAGATACGATTGAGAACATGGGTGCTCAACTTGTTAAAGAAGTTGCATCTAAAACAGCTGACCAAGCGGGCGATGGCACAACCACTGCAACCGTTTTAGCACACGCTATTTTCAAAGAAGGTCTTAGAAACATCACTGCAGGTGCAAACCCAGTTGAAGTAAAACGTGGTATGGACAAAGCGGCTGAAGCGATCATCGCAGAGCTTAAAACGATGGCAAAAGCGGTTAAAGATAAAAAAGAGATCGCACAAGTTGCAACGATTTCTGCAAACTCTGACACAGTTATTGGTGAGTTAATCGCTGAAGCTATGGAAAAAGTAGGCAAAGACGGCGTTATTACCGTTGAAGAAGCTAAAGGTATTCAAGACGAGTTAGACGTTGTTGAGGGTATGCAGTTTGATCGTGGTTACCTCTCTCCTTACTTTGTAACCAACCCTGAAAAAATGCAAACCATTATGGAACATCCATTTATTTTATTGTATGACAAAAAAGTTTCTAACCTTAAAGACCTTCTTCCTGTGTTAGAGCAAGTTCAAAAAACAGGTAAACCTTTACTTATCATCGCTGAAGACATTGATGGTGAAGCACTTGCAACACTTGTTGTTAACAAACTAAGAGGTGTTTTAAACATCGCTGCGGTTAAAGCTCCTGGTTTTGGCGATAGAAGAAAAGCGATGCTTGAAGACATTGCGATCATCAGTGGTGGTGAAGTCATCAGCGAAGAGCTAGGACGCACCCTTGAGGCGGCTACACTAGCAGATCTTGGTCAAGCAGCACGCATCGTGATCGACAAAGACAACACAACCATCGTTAATGGCAATGGCGAAAAAGCTCGCATTGATGCACGTGTTGGACAGATTAAAGCACAAATCGCTGATACAAGCAGTGACTACGATAAAGAAAAACTCCAAGAGCGTTTAGCAAAACTAAGCGGTGGTGTTGCGGTTATCAAAGTAGGTGCTGCAACTGAGACTGAAATGAAAGAGAAAAAAGACCGTGTTGATGACGCCCTTTCAGCAACGAAAGCGGCTGTTGAAGAAGGCATTGTTGTGGGTGGTGGTTCTGCATTCTTGCTTGCAAACGCAAAAATCAAACTAAACCTTACAGGTGATGAAGCTATCGGTGCTGAAATCGTTACACGTGCTCTTAAAGCTCCACTAAAACAAATCGCTGAGAATGCAGGTTTTGATGCAGGCGTTGTAGCAAATAACGTTCTTTCAAGCAACAAAGCAAACTATGGCTTTAACGCTTCAACAGGTGAGTATGTGGATATGTTTGAAGCAGGCATCGTTGATCCTGTTAAAGTTTCTCGCATCGCACTTCAAAATGCGGTTTCTGTCGCAAGTCTACTTCTGACAACGGAAGCTACTATTAGCAATGCAAAAGAGGACAAAGCCTCTTCAATGCCAGATATGAGTGGCATGGGCGGAATGGGAGGCATGGG from Sulfurospirillum oryzae encodes:
- the groL gene encoding chaperonin GroEL (60 kDa chaperone family; promotes refolding of misfolded polypeptides especially under stressful conditions; forms two stacked rings of heptamers to form a barrel-shaped 14mer; ends can be capped by GroES; misfolded proteins enter the barrel where they are refolded when GroES binds); the encoded protein is MAKEIQFSDSARNALYEGVKKLNDAVKVTMGPRGRNVLIQKSFGAPSITKDGVSVAKEIELKDTIENMGAQLVKEVASKTADQAGDGTTTATVLAHAIFKEGLRNITAGANPVEVKRGMDKAAEAIIAELKTMAKAVKDKKEIAQVATISANSDTVIGELIAEAMEKVGKDGVITVEEAKGIQDELDVVEGMQFDRGYLSPYFVTNPEKMQTIMEHPFILLYDKKVSNLKDLLPVLEQVQKTGKPLLIIAEDIDGEALATLVVNKLRGVLNIAAVKAPGFGDRRKAMLEDIAIISGGEVISEELGRTLEAATLADLGQAARIVIDKDNTTIVNGNGEKARIDARVGQIKAQIADTSSDYDKEKLQERLAKLSGGVAVIKVGAATETEMKEKKDRVDDALSATKAAVEEGIVVGGGSAFLLANAKIKLNLTGDEAIGAEIVTRALKAPLKQIAENAGFDAGVVANNVLSSNKANYGFNASTGEYVDMFEAGIVDPVKVSRIALQNAVSVASLLLTTEATISNAKEDKASSMPDMSGMGGMGGMGGMM